The DNA window ACTCTAATAGAAAATTTCATGGAACACGATGAGCTGATTCTGTCTATGGAAGACAAATGGGCCAAGAATAAGCCAAGAtaatttggcttcttttttttttttttttttttggctgcgtcccCTGAATGTGAAAATTCTAagaccagcgatcaaacccatgctacagctgcaacccgagccacagcacaacactggatccttaacccactgtgccacaagggaactcccagtcaaaATAATTTGGAAGAAAAGCAACATAGGGAGACTTGCCCCACCAGACTTCAAGACTCCTTATTAAACAATAGTATTTAAGACAGTATAGTACTGatacaaagacaaagaaataaatacatctatGGAACAGAGGAGAGAGCTCAGAAACAGACTTGTACAGATAATTTGGCAGCTATAGATGCTAGCAATTGGTTTTCttgattggaaaaaaattaaattggatcTCTACCTCATACCATTTACATACAAAGTGTATACATTCTAGTCGAACTTAAAAcgaggctcagcggaaatgaatctgactagtatctatgagaatgcaagtttgaaccctgaccttgctcagtgggttaatgatctggcattgctgtggctgtggtgtggccagcagctacagctctaatttgattcctagcctgggaatctccctatgctgcaggtgcagccctaaaaagacaaaaccaccaccaacaaaaatgCTGGTGCCAGGTCCACCGCAGACCTGCCAGGACAGAAGCACGGAGTAGGGTCCTGGAATCTTCGGATCCCAGGGGAGGTTTGAAGGTCCCTGAATTAACCTGTTCAGTCCCATTGGGGGACCTGGAGTCCTGGGCACCACTGCTTTCTCTCCCCAAGaaggacctccccaccccccacagggcACCCAGCATCTACCAGAGGGGCCAGAGGGTCCCctttcccaggccccacccaccaggtGGAGACTCACACTAGGTCCCTTCTTAGTCAGCCTGGGCTGTTGGAACAAAGcaccacagacatttattttttgcagTCCTGGAGGCCGGAAGTCCAAGGCCAAGGCACCAGCTGGTCGGTTTCTCAGGAGGGCTCTTCTCCCAGCTCGCAGTcggctgtcttctccctgcttCCTCACACAGCAGAGAGCGAGCCAGCAAGCTCTCTGAGGGCCCATCCTGTAAGGGCACTGATGCCACCACGggagccccacccccacgccctcGTCTAACcctaatcatctcccaaaggctCGCCTCCAAACACCACCCACTGGGGATTAGAGCATCAACACGTGAACTTGAGGAGACATCATTTAGGCCGCAGGAGTCCGTCAGGGCTCGCTGGGAGGTCCTGGCCCAGACCAAGGTCTGCTGCTCTGTGCTGGGATTTGTCActgcccatccctcccaccccccaccccatcgtCCCTCATTCTCCCACCTCCAGCTCTGCACATTCCCGCCCCACACCCCATGAGCCACCCCCTCTGACATCCCCACCGAGGGCTCCCCGCCAGgatcaccctccccacccccgcagcaCCCGGTGCACCCCCGGACCTCCCCCCTCAACCCCGCCCTGCCCCTCAgtcaccaccccccgccccgcagtcacccccccccgccccgcagtcacccccccacccccgcttccctGGAGCAGAAGAACTTCAAAGAATCATCCAGGACTGTGGCTctcagtgggggcgggggggacgatGACGTTCCCCTGGGGACACTTGGCAGTGACTAGAGACAGTTTGGGTTGTCACAACAGGGGAGGTGCCAGCAGCCCGGAGTGGGTAGAGacgagcggggggggggggctgctaaACACCCTACAAAGCACAGGACTGCCCCCCACAACTTAGGCTGCTGCTGCGAGCAGGGCCGAGCCGCCCCGAGTGCTCCCGGAAACCCAGAGCATGCTGGGAACTCGTGATTTCCGGCCCCGCCCAGACCTAGCGAATCCGGGGAGCCAGGCTTTCCTCGTTCTGCTCCTCCGGGGTCTGCGGCGACCaatctcctttccttctggtCCACCCGCTTTCAGCTGTGGCTTCTCTCCCATGTCTCAACTTCAACGACGTTTGCCCAGGCGTGGCGAGGGGTTCCTTTTTGTCCTGTCCTACTGTGTCCCTGGCTGCCCCTTTGCTCTCCCCCCGTCCTATAGACTGCCATTCCTCGTAACTCCTTTCTTCCCAGACACACGAGTGACCTCTCCCAGTCCCATGTCCCTGAAGGTGACCCTTGGAGACGATGGATCCCACATTCATGCATCAGCCGGCCCTGACCCTGAGCCCGCGACTCCTGTCCCTGCCCGCCTCAGCCTGGCTCCTCCCTGACCTTCTTCTCAGGAAATGGCAGGTGCCCATCCAGCCACCCTTTGCTTCAGCTGAAACCTGCACGGCCCCCTTATTCCGTCCTCTCCTGCTCCCCGGTCCAATCCCTGAATCCAGCGGAAGGCCTCCAAGTGCTGCAGGCAGAGCTCATCCCCCGCCCCCACATGGACCCCCTCGCCCAAGCTCAGTGCTTTGCCTGGACGACCCTTGTGGGCTCCAGCTGTCTccctgcccctcttccctcccaaaGGCGGCAGTTTGAGGGTACCACCTGCTGGAACCCTCCGTGGGTGGGTGCTTGTGGCCCGACCCCTGCCTCCCCTTCGCCCCACCCTGGCCCTGACCATCGTCTTCTTCTGCAACTGGATCTTTGCCTCCGTGTCTGACCACCGCATGGCTGCAGGTTCTGGTCATCTGTCCCCCAGGACTCAGCTCAGAGGCGCCCCCGCCCGCCACAGCCTTGCTCTGCTCAGCATTTCGGCAGCCTCTGGAGTGTTTGGCCGCTGGTGTAGCATTCCTCCCTCAGGACCTGCCTCAGGGCTGGTTCTCAGCCAGGTCCCGCCTCTCAGCTGAGCAGTGCATTTTTCTTGACaatttgagttcatttttctgGGAGTCATGGTCCAAGGTCACCAGGGGTGACAAAGCAAGTGGCTTTTGCTCCCCATGGTATGCTGATAATGGCTCCCCAAAATACGTCCACCCCCCCAACCTTCTGTGAATGAGGTCTTCTTAAGAAAAAgcgtcttggagttcccactgtgactcacgggttaagaacccaacatagtctccatgaggatgcaggttcgatccctggccttgcttagtgggttaaggatctggcattgctgtggctgtggcataggccagcagctacggctccgattccacccctagcccgaggaacttccatgtgctgcaggtgcagctgtcaaaagaaaagaaagaaaaacggcATTCACAGATGTGAGTAAGTGAAGGATTTTGAGGTGAAGAAATTATCTTGTCTTATCCACTGGGCCCCAAATCCAGTCACAAGTGTCACAATAAGAGACATGGTGAAGGCCAGGGAGGAcacaggcagagaggggaggacTGCGGCAGGAGCCAGTGAGTGCCAGCAGCCACAGATGCTGAAGAGGCCTGGCCATCCTCCTCCAGGGCCTCCAGGGCCGGGGCCACAGCCTGCTGGCACCTGGGTGTTGGACTTCTGTCCCCCAAGATCATGAGACAGTCACTCTCTGATGTCTGCGGCTACCACGGTTGTGGTCGTTTGTTAGGGCAGCCCCCTGATCCAATGGGTTTGCTGAGTATCTTACAAAAGTTTTTTTGgtactttatttttagggctgcacttgaaacatatggagtttccaggctaggggtcaaatcaaagctgcagctgctggcctgcaccacagccatagccatgccggatccaagccgtgtctttgacctacaccgcagctcacagcaacaccggatccttaacccactgcgtgaggccagggatcgaaccgaacccgcatcctcatggatgctggtcagattcattaccgctgcgctatgacgggaactccttcttttgcatttttcagtTGCCGTAGAGGTTCAGCACATTTTCACCTGCTCATGGGCTCTTCAGGCTTCTTGCTGGTCCATTTAGTTTGAACAGCTCTGCTGAAATATAACTCGCCCATCTGAAGTATAAACCCACGGTTCCTGGGAGGTGGCTCCTTCAGCTGCCTCGCCCCACCCCCTGCTCTTAGGCTGGTCTCGCCAGACTTGAGTTCCCTTCTGGTGTCTTATGTGGCTCCTGCTGTCCTGTTTCCAGTCTCAACCACAGATGACCTCAGATGCCTTCCGCCCAGGGCAGAATCAGATTCCTTCACGCTGCCTGGAACCGCTCTCCACAGCCTTCAGCGGTGGGTGATCTTGGTCCCTGGGGACAGATCTGGGGGGGAGGGACGGGGCCAGAGCACACATGCGAGATGGCGGTGGGGCCTTGGCTCATTCTTTTGCTTCCCAGAATCTAGCAGGTGCTTGAGAAATACTCATGGGAGGATTCATAGCCAACATTTGGGAGCCCTGACTCTGTGTCAGGAGCTTGATCTGTCTCGTCTGTTCTTGCATCATCCTGCGGGATCTTTTCAAGAACCATGACAATTACGTGCAATAGTTTGTTACCTcagggaggctcagggaggttaagtaacttgcccagggtcacacagtaaataaagtaaaagaggAACGGAGCACTGCCCTGCAGCCATGGTGCCCCAGCCCATCCAGGCTCTCTCTGCAGCCGCCAGGGCCCCTTCCTCTGCTCGGAGGATGCCAATGGGGCACTTCAGGAGGGTGCAAACGAAGGAGGCCTGCGGGGTggggctggcgggggtggggcagaCGTAAGGATTCGGTGCAAGGACCCAGATAGAGGCGGCCAGGGCCCCACTGATACTTTCTTCTTGTAAACTTGTTTTGTCGCTCATCAGATAACTTTCTGCCAGCCCTTCCCAGGAAGTAAGGTGCAACCTGGAAGTTGCCGGACCTGTTCCTCGGGCCAGCTGTGCGAGGGTGGGTGAGGCAAGAGAGGCATCAGGCCAGCTGGAGAGTTGGGTCACTCCTGGTGTCACTCCACTGCCAGCGTGGGCACCGGGCATCTGGTGGGGGCCAGCAGCTGCTCAGGCCCCCGGGAGGCTTGGCAGCCTGAGAGGCTGCGGAGAGACTTGGGCCAGGACCATAGTCGGAATATCTGGACGCAGAATGTCAGGCAAAGGGGGCAAAGGCTCTGCACAGGATCCAGGGTCGGAGCCCACACTGGGGTATGTGGGGCCCGGGGCAAGGACCAGGGGCATGGGGTTGGGcggcgcggggggtgggggccgggggcctggctcagagcagagcagagagatgGCTCTGTCCTGCCCTGGCTGCACTGCCTGGTCTCCGGCCAGTTATCCTGTGTGAGCCTCGTGGCCCGCTTCCTCCTGTACCCCAACCCCACCCATGTGCTGGCCGGGCCCCCGGCGGGGTGAGTGGaggcttcccaggctgggggaggaggcctTGTGTAGACAGACAGGAACCAGCCAGGGGTCATCCATGCTGTGATGGTGGTTGGGATGGAGGGGAGCTGGGACCCGGGAAGAGGCGGGCTTCTTGGCAGGTGAAGCCAGAGCTGGATCTCTGGGTTTAGGTTGTAGAAGCAGCACCTGCTGTTCATTTCTGGTTCTGGAAGTATCACATTCTCACTGCAGAACATCTGAAAGGTACAGAAAGATGCTGAGACGTCGGTAAAAGGCACAGGGCGCACATGGGTGCTGGGGGGGGAGGGGCCACGGGGACCAAGATGACAGCCGCCACACAGCAGCTGCGAGGAGGACAAGTCCAGCTGTCCTTCGGAGCCTCGGTGTCCGCATCCTTATCACCAGGTCATAAAAAGTCCTttgaggaattcctgtggtggcgcagcagaaatgaacctgactagtatccacgaggacaagggttcgatccctgaccctgctcagtgggttaaggatccggcgttgccgtgagctctgctgtaggtcacagtcggatctggtgttgctgtggctgtggtataggccggcagctgcagttccaatttgacccctagcctgggaccttccataagcctcgggcatggctcttaaaaaaaaaaaagacctttgagGTCTGAAGGAGACAATGCCCACTGAGCATGTGGCCCCAGGTGCCAGCTCTGCTTCCCCTCCAGCCTGGGTTCTGTGTTGTGCCGCTGCCCGTGCTCTAGCTCCCAACTCCCCATGCAAAGGTCCTGTCAGGCCCCAACCTGCCGGCTGCATcttatttctcacagtctggcccccgccccaggcctcgGCATGTGCTGGCCCCTCATCCCGACACatgcctctgcccctgccccttaCAGGCAGAGCTGCCGGTGGGATCTGCCGCCAGCCTCTCACAAAGCCTGCGGCACCAATTCCTGATTGTAATGACATTGTCAGCGTCATTATTGTCAATGTCATTATTGTTCCACGTCTAGACTGTGAGTTCCAGGCTCGCCTGGTCGGCAGCCAGGGGTCCCTGGTCAGCCCCACCTCAACCGGACCTGGGTCCCCGCGGCCCTGCAGCGGGCAGGCCAGGCAAGGAAGCCCCTGGGATGGGGAGCAGGAGCCCGCGGGCCAGCTCCATCCCTCCCTGAGGATGCTGCTGATCTCAGCGCTCATCCAGCCGTCCACTCCCTCGCTGATGGGTGGAGACGAGGCCTGGGGATTTGTCCTCAAATAAACTCAGCCCCAGGCTGTCCCCAGGCTATCCAGGTGTGCACTGTGAGGACAGTGACGTTGAGAAAGGCAGGGAATCCCTGCCCTGCTTGCCTCACCTGGGGAAGTTGTGATGGAGCTGGGACCAGGGTCCCAGGACAGACCCCAGGACACATGGGTGCCAGAGCCCACCTCCACTCCGGACCTTGACTCAGGGCGGACGTTCAGCCCTAGAGCGGCTCTAAGGGATGAAGTTAGAGCAGGgctggcagcacctgcagcccttGAACCCCAGGCAGGGACGCTGGGTGAGGCAGGAGAGGCTGGCACTGCAGGCAGAGCTTTGGGGCAGCCTGGGACTGGAAGGGGCTCTGGGCAGCCCTGCACTGAGGGTGGACAGTgctggtgggcagagctgggcccaGAGCAACCCCAACCAGGATGCACTCAGGCAGAAACGGTCCTTGGCCCCTGCAATGTGGGGCAGGGGTCTAGGTGGGAccacccccaggcctggctgtggGAGGGCACAGCTTGGGTCCCCTTCCAGCCCAAGATGAGGGCCGGACATGGCGGAAACACTTTCTGCAGCCGCGTCCTCCCCAGGCGGTGGCATACCTGGGGGCGAAAAGGACAGGGCCGGGAATGGCGGCCTCCCCGGCACGGGACCAAGGGTGTGTCTGCAGGTGCTCCCTGGGAACGTGCCCAGCCCCTGTCCTGGCTGCCCATATTTCTCAGCTGGGGTGGCCCCCTGAGCCGTGTCACTGCTGCAGCCAAGGTCTGTTGAGGGTCGGATGGCTCAACGGGTGCTGTGCCCACCTTCCAGATGAGGAGGCTAAGGCTCGGAGAAGAGTGACCTGCCCAGTCCCCCAGAGCAGAGGAGTTGCTGGTGGGGCCCTGGCCTGCGGGGTGCCCCATGCCCAGTCTCACTCCATGGCCAACACTCTGGGGCAGAGGTCAGGGTCAGGCCTGTGAGATGCTGCCGAAGGCTGAGGATGgcccatgtacacacacagagacagagacacagagaaacacagagacagaggcacacagagacagacacacagagagacagagacacacagagacagagacacacagagaggcagagacacacacacataaagagacatagagacacacagaaacacagagagagagacacacacacaaagacacacagagagataGAGACAGTGACAGAGACACAAGGAGGTGACACGTACGGTCCTGTGGCCCTCGTTGGGGCACTCAGACCCCTTTCTACAGGCAGTCCTCTCCCCTAGAAGCCCTGctggttctttctctctcccaggcCCCACACCTCTTGGCCCCACTGGGGTTCCCTTGGGTGGCAGGCTGAAGCCCAGCTAGCTTCCAGGCCCCGGACCGTCAGCTGCACCGCCAGCCTCTTCACCCCGCCAGCTGCAAAGCTCCACTTTGCTCCTTGCTTTGAGACCCTGTTCCAGGACCACCTCCCCAGGGCACACTGGGGCATCCTCGCACTCCCGGGACCCGTGGCACACCCCGGCCTGTTTCCCTATCAGTCACCATGAAAGCTCTGTAGCCTCTGAGAAAAGGAACCCTCGCAGTCCCCGTGGGGGTGTCCATGGACCCACACAGGTGCAGGCAGGGACAGTGGAGagggcctggggaggtgggggcgccCTGGCCAAcgctgcctccctctcccccccccccgcccccgcctggcAGGATGGACCCCTTCGCGGACACACTGCAGCGACTGCGGGAGGCCTTCAGCTCGGGGCGCACGCGGCCGGTCGAGTTCCGGGCCACCCAGTTGAAGGGCCTGGGCCGCTTCCTGCAAGAGAACAAGCAGCTTCTGCAGGAGGCGCTGGCGCAGGACTTGCGCAAGGTGGGTGGGCAGGGGCGGAGCGGCCGTGTCCCCAGTTCTGTCCGTGCTTATTTAGCAGACCCTTCCCTGGCCTGCAGCCCAGCACGGCAGGCATTCTACAGCCTCACCTCAGCCAAcctgggaggcaggttcgattGCAGTCCCCACGTCACCACACGGGAAACTGAGGCGCATGGGGGTTAAGTcgcttgcccaaggtcccacagccgGGAAGTGGCAGCGCTGGGACGGGAGCCCAGGACCCCAGCTCCTTGCTGCTCACGGTGCAGCTCCCAGGGGGGCGCCCGGGCTCTGGCCTTCCCTCCTTGGGGACTCTCAGGGACCTAACGACTAGAGCACCTCCCTGACTCCCGAATCCCGCCTCCCCCGCAGTCGGCCTTTGAGGGGGACATGTGTGAGATCCTCCTCTGCCAGAATGAGGTCGACCTGGCCCTCAAGAACCTGCACACCTGGACGAAGGACAAGCCAGTGGCCAAGAACCTGGTGAGCTcggcggggagggggcgcagcCCAGGGCCGCTCAGCCCAGGCCCAGGGTGTCCTCTGTCTCCTCGTGGGGACTCCACTGCCCTCAAGGAGGCTTGAGGACTCTGGGGCAATGGGCTCTGGGACAATGCTCTCGGGGCCTCAGCATCCATCCATCCTATACCCCAGTTCACTCAGCTGGACTCGGCCTTCATCCGGAAGGAGCCCTTCGGCCTGGTGCTCATCATCGCCCCCTGGAACTACCCTGTGAACCTGACTCTGATGCCCCTGGTGGGCGCCCTCGCCGCAGGTGAGTGGGCGCCTCCACCTCCTGCCCCCCTgcccatccccccgcccccagcctcaaGGTCTCACAGCCACCCTcagagccagggaggagggggaagccaGCCCCAGGTGGCTAAGAAGGCTGGTTCCCACCTGCCCACCACCCCCGGGCTGTGTGGTCCAGGGTCCGAGCCGTATTCTTCACCtgaagggggcgggggcggggggcacctgCTGTGCAGGTGTGAGGACCTGATGGAGGCGGGagaggctgcacctgctgcagcttcccctccccctgccccgccccccagggaACTGCGTGGTGCTGAAGCCCTCGGAGATCAGCAAGAGCACTGAGAAGGTCCTGGCCGAGGTGCTGCCCCGATACCTGGACCAGGTGAGGGTGGACCTGCCCCTTCAACGCCCTCTTCCCACAACCCCGCCCCTGCAGCAAGAGTCCTGCAGCGGCCCCTGAGCCGTCTCTCATCCCCCATTGCAGAGCTGCTTTGCCGTGGTGCTGGGTGGCCCCGAGGAGACAGGACAGCTGCTGGAGCACAAGTTTGACTACATCTTCTTCACAGGTGAGGGTGGCTCCGGCCAGTGTCCTGGGGGAGAAGGGACACTGGAGAACAGGACGGGGAAGGCCAtggaaggaggaggtggtggcCAGTGTGGGGAGCATCCCAGGGGGCAATCCACCCAGGCAGGGTGGGATCCTGGGGCAGGCGGGCCAGAGACAGATCCCAGTGGGTGGACCAGGATGGGCCAGGAAGGTGGCGCCTGAACCATCCAGCCAAGGCTAGCTGAAGGTGGGGTCAACTCCCATGTCCCCAGGGAGCCCTCGAGTTGGCAAGATTGTCATGACTGCTGCCGCCAAGCACCTGACGCCCGTCACGCTGGAGCTGGGGGGCAAGAACCCCTGTTACGTGGACGACAACTGTGACCCCCAGACCGTGGCCAACCGCGTGGCCTTGTTCCGCTATCTCAACACCGGCCAGACCTGCGTGGCCCCCGACTACATCCTGTGCAGCCCAGAAACACAGGCGCGGCTGCTGCCCGCCCTGCAAAGCGCCATCACCCGTTTCTATGGCGACGACCCCCGGGCCTCCCCCGACCTGGGCCGCATCATCAACCACAAACATTTCCAGCGGCTGCAGGGCCTGCTGAGCTGTGGCCGCGTGGCCATCGGCGGCCAGAGTGACGACAGCGATCGCTACATCGGTGAGTCGGGCCCTCCCCGCCCGCCCACCCCGCTGAGGCCCCTCCACGCGGGAAGCCGCACTCGCGCCCCAAGTCCGGGCTGGGCCTGAAACCTCTGGCCCCGAGGCTCCCGCCACCCCACGGCTAGAGCCCAGCCTGGTCCACGGCTCTGTGACCCATGTTCCAGGCTGCTGTGGCCTGAGACCGTGACCCCTGGACTCCACACTCTGGCTCAGGCTCTGGATTCTCCGAGCTCAGACCCCAGACTCCCAGGGCTCCCGAGAGCTCAGAGTCCAAACTCTGTCCCTCGATCTGTGGCTCCCCAGGGCTGCGACCCCAGGTCCTCTGAGCCCGCGATTCCCGGTTCTAAACTCCCGCGGCCCATCCCGAGCAGGTGCTGTGCCGTGAACCAAGCAGCCCGTCTCCTGGGCCGCACGGCTCCGAGGGCCACGCTGCGGCCGCCAgcaggctggggcctgggcccTCACACTCCCGGCTCTGTAAGACCACGGCTGAGTGGTTCTCTGGCCCCACGGGCCCCGGTCCTGCTGGGGAGCTCCTCAGGGCCCCTTCTCGGGGGCGGTGGGGAGACTCGCTTCCCTCGAACCTCCCTGAGCCTGGAGCCCGGGCTGCCTGGGCCCTGCCCGAGGCCCCGGCCCTGGGGCTGAGGCGTCGCCTGTGCCCGGGCAGCCCCCACGGTGCTGGTGGACGTGCAGGAGACGGAGCCGGTGATGCAGGAGGAGATCTTCGGGCCCATCCTGCCCATTCTGAACGTGAGGGGCCTGGACGAGGCCATCGACTTCATCAACCGGCGGGAGAAGCCCCTGGCGCTGTACGCCTTCTCCAACAACAGCCAGGTGGGGCTGGACAGCGGGGGCGGCAGCAGAGAGACCAAAAGTTGAGACAAGTCACACCCCCTTCCCCGGCCACCTAGGAGTGTCAGGGCAGCAGACGCCTCCAGTGTGACTACAGACCAGGCCACCAGGACAACGGCTCCCTGTACACAGGGGTCTGGCAGAGGGGGCTTGGGCAGTGCCAAGAACCTGCTAACACATGGCTGGCCAGCTGCCTGCACTGGTCAGGGCAGCTTCTGCCCAGATGAGGAGGTGCCCTTTCTACCTGGCCTGTCCAGACAGCCCACACTTTTCCTAAATCGTGCCGAAGCTCCGTGTGGGTGAGCAAAACCCATGAAGGGGGATGGAGCCCAAGGGAAGCTGGGACCTGACAGGTAGAGCCAGGGTGGCCGCCGGGGAGTCTGCAGGCTACTGCAGCTTATGACCCTCCTACTGCTTCTCACGGCCAGGGGCTCCCCTCTGCATGATCAGAAGGGTGACACCTGCTCAGCAGAGGATGGAAACTGGGGAGGCTCTTCCGCTCCTGGTAGAGTGACAGCctatccccctcccctcctgccaggTAATAAACCAGATGCTGGACCGGACCAGCAGCGGTACCTTTGGAGGCAACGATGGCTTCATCTACTTAACTTTGCCGTCCCTGCCCCTGGGGGGCGTCGGTGAGCTCTGCCCGCCCTTCCCGTCCCCCTCCAACTGTCAGGGAAGCCCAGTTTGGTACCCAGACCCAAGAAGACCCAGTTTTGCCTTCATGCTGAAGGCCTCGGTTCCCCTACCTGGAAACTGGCTCTCAGAATAGCCTGATTTTCCCTGAGCTCCCTGGCGGGCCGTGGGTGGCTGCTGAGGATGGGCTGCCTGGCCTCGGGCCCTCACTTCTGTGCACTTGCAGGCAACAGCGGCATGGGAAGATATCATGGCGAGTTCTCCTTCGATACCTTCTCCCACCACCGCGCCTGCCTGCTCGCCCACTCAGACCTGGAGAAGCTCAATGAAATCCGCTACCCGCCCTATTCTGGCTGGAACCAGCAGGTGATCAGCTGGGCCATGGGCAACCAGAGATGCAGCATTCTGTAAGCACCCTGCCCACCTTCAGGGCCCACCCCCTCGGGCCCCCCCACCCTGTCCTGCTGCTGCCCAGATGCTCAGTTGTCCCTCAAAGGCAGGTGCACAAAGATCTGGGGCTCTGTCTGAACAGACCCCTGGCCAGGCAGGACCTCTGGACCACTGGTCCAGCCCCTTTCAGGGTCAAAGTCCTCCCTACAGCCTCCTGACAGATTTTTTGACCCTCTGCTTGAATACATCTGGTGTCAAAGGACTCACTCCCAAGGCTGAGCCGCTCTGATGGTTAGAAAGGACACCCTTGTGTCAGATCTGTAattaaatttccaaaatacagaGTGATTTTAGCGGCTTCTGTCACATCTGGTTTGGGGAGCTGGGTGTGTCTGACCTGAAGTGATCTGA is part of the Sus scrofa isolate TJ Tabasco breed Duroc chromosome 2, Sscrofa11.1, whole genome shotgun sequence genome and encodes:
- the LOC100522421 gene encoding aldehyde dehydrogenase family 3 member B2-like isoform X1 codes for the protein MSGKGGKGSAQDPGSEPTLGMDPFADTLQRLREAFSSGRTRPVEFRATQLKGLGRFLQENKQLLQEALAQDLRKSAFEGDMCEILLCQNEVDLALKNLHTWTKDKPVAKNLFTQLDSAFIRKEPFGLVLIIAPWNYPVNLTLMPLVGALAAGNCVVLKPSEISKSTEKVLAEVLPRYLDQSCFAVVLGGPEETGQLLEHKFDYIFFTGSPRVGKIVMTAAAKHLTPVTLELGGKNPCYVDDNCDPQTVANRVALFRYLNTGQTCVAPDYILCSPETQARLLPALQSAITRFYGDDPRASPDLGRIINHKHFQRLQGLLSCGRVAIGGQSDDSDRYIAPTVLVDVQETEPVMQEEIFGPILPILNVRGLDEAIDFINRREKPLALYAFSNNSQVINQMLDRTSSGTFGGNDGFIYLTLPSLPLGGVGNSGMGRYHGEFSFDTFSHHRACLLAHSDLEKLNEIRYPPYSGWNQQVISWAMGNQRCSIL
- the LOC100522421 gene encoding aldehyde dehydrogenase family 3 member B2-like isoform X2, which codes for MDPFADTLQRLREAFSSGRTRPVEFRATQLKGLGRFLQENKQLLQEALAQDLRKSAFEGDMCEILLCQNEVDLALKNLHTWTKDKPVAKNLFTQLDSAFIRKEPFGLVLIIAPWNYPVNLTLMPLVGALAAGNCVVLKPSEISKSTEKVLAEVLPRYLDQSCFAVVLGGPEETGQLLEHKFDYIFFTGSPRVGKIVMTAAAKHLTPVTLELGGKNPCYVDDNCDPQTVANRVALFRYLNTGQTCVAPDYILCSPETQARLLPALQSAITRFYGDDPRASPDLGRIINHKHFQRLQGLLSCGRVAIGGQSDDSDRYIAPTVLVDVQETEPVMQEEIFGPILPILNVRGLDEAIDFINRREKPLALYAFSNNSQVINQMLDRTSSGTFGGNDGFIYLTLPSLPLGGVGNSGMGRYHGEFSFDTFSHHRACLLAHSDLEKLNEIRYPPYSGWNQQVISWAMGNQRCSIL